From a region of the Triticum aestivum cultivar Chinese Spring chromosome 7D, IWGSC CS RefSeq v2.1, whole genome shotgun sequence genome:
- the LOC123166836 gene encoding uncharacterized protein isoform X2 has product MFLQNLELQVDHVLNKLELLRELMEMMLVKLLGGFVATRCMKGTLSLGGQFWKLEGSQGEYQAWGRAEQQLDSDPLFHTRATYHNSGRGTGPVSERMSRNLRLPIGIARPEVKGEMGSVFPGRAGLVHEIPTAQNVLQFYDKMVHSMRSDRDKWALEMVQARMTLVLLNGDDFIHEFGPDGELTTIGWAAFSRMLTSKDARMYDEWKIRWRHLFDIHFVEHLMENSDDLDYGLLASMMDEDVLGYKLQ; this is encoded by the exons ATGTTTCTTCAGAACTTGGAGCTG CAAGTAGATCACGTCCTAAACAAGCTGGAGTTACTACGGGAGCTGATGGAGATGATGTTGGTGAAACTATTGGGAGGCTTCGTCGCCACGAGGTGCATGAAGGGTACACTTTCCCTGGGAGGACAG TTTTGGAAGTTGGAGGGATCTCAAGGGGAGTATCAGGCCTGGGGGAGAGCAGAACAACAG TTGGATAGTGATCCCTTGTTTCACACGCGAGCTACATATCATAATTCTGGCAGAGGAACAG GTCCTGTGTCGGAAAGAATGTCAAGGAATCTGAGGTTACCAATTGGGATAGCAAGGCCTGAAGTGAAGGGTGAGATGGGTAGTGTGTTCCCTGGGAGAGCCGGCCTAGTACATGAAATTCCAACTGCACAAAATGTATTGCAATTCTATGACAAGATGGTTCATAGTATGAGGAGTGATCGCGACAAGTGGGCATTG GAAATGGTTCAAGCACGTATGACCTTGGTCCTACTCAATGGGGATGATTTCATACATGAGTTTGGTCCTGATGGAGAATTGACAACAATTGGCTGGGCAGCCTTCTCACGTATGCTGACTAGTAAAGATGCACGAATGTACGACGAATGGAAGATAAGGTGGAGGCATCTATTCGACATCCATTTTGTG GAACACCTGATGGAAAACTCGGATGACCTGGATTATGGCCTACTCGCAAGTATGATGGATGAGGATGTGCTTGGATACAAATTACAATGA